ATGTAAAACCGGCTGTTAAACCGTACCCAGCTCTGACCTTTGATTTCTTCACCACACTCATAGGTTGAGAGCTTGAGATCATTCGGGTTACGCGGCGCCAGCAACCGGTTCAGCGTCACGGATACGCCGACAACCAGAACTGCCATACCGATGAAAATGAGAATTGGGATAAAATCCATGGAATGTCTCGTTGCAGATACTCAGCGGGCTGAAAAAGCAGCGTTGCTTACTTGAAATCCGTCGATAATGTACGTGTCCGCTTATCGTTACACAAGCGTTATGTGACATTCTTCACATTATCACATAGATTTTTCTCTTTTCATTCAGCAGATGAATCTATGTAGTTCAGCGAATTGTAGGGTTCTCCAGAATTCTATCCCAACAATCAATACAACAACATGATTGTATAGACATTGTGATATATTTCTTATACATCTAACTAAAATCTATCGGATCGATGTCTAACGCTATCCGATTCTCGGAGTAGAGTGGTTTTGGGAGTTGTCCTAAAAGCATTCGTCGAGTGTCTTGTAACGCGAGTTTCAGAAGAATCGCGAAGCGATAGTAGTTTTCCTTTCGCGCTATCAATGCTGGTGCGGCGTGGCTGGTATCGAATCCTTGACTTTGCAACCACTTTTGCAACCGGTTGGCTTCCAGCTCGGCAGCATTCTCTTCAGGCCCCGTTACGAGAATTCGTGCTAATCGGACAAACGGTGGAAACTCAAGTTGCTTTCGGAGTTTCATGGTGTATTCGGCGAATCCTTGCCAATCGTGGGCTTGCAGATACTGCAATACGATGTGGTGGGGATCCCAGGTTTGAAGAACCACTTCTCCTAATCCCCGCCTCCCCGCTCGACCGGCGGCTTGCATTAGGAGTGATAACGCGCGTTCTTCACTGCGAAAATCGGGCAGCAACCACTCGCTGTCGGCAGACAATATCCCGACCAAAGTCACCCGGGGAAAATCGAGACTGCGGGCAATCATTCGGGTTCCGAGCAAGAGATCGGCTTCGCCATCGGCAAATGCCTGAAGGATTCGTTGATGAGAACCGCGTTGCTTAACTGTATCGCCATCCATTCGTAAAACACGCAACGCGGGAAACTTCTCGGCGAGGTATTCCTCCACCCGTTCGGTGCCAAAACCACGGGGAGCGACTCGAGCGGAATTGCATTGTGGACATTGCACCGGAATTTGTTCATGGTGACCGCAGAGGTGACAGATCACTTCATTGTATTCGCGGTGTACCGTAAGTGTTACCGAACAATTGGGACAACCCATCACCCAATTACATTTTCCACAGCGCAGATGCGTCCCATAGCCGCGCCGGTTGCGCATGAGGATGACTTGTTCGGCTCGTTCGATCCGGTTTTCGATGGCAGCGATTAGTTGCGGAGAGAGAACTTCTACCCGCCCCGGTTCACTGCGCGGAACCTCGTTCATATCAACGATGTGGATGGTCGGTAAAGGAACGTTATCGACTCGTTCAGGTAATACGTGCAATGTATGCTTACCGGTCTCCGCACCGTGCAATATTTCTATCGAAGGGGTCGCGCTGCCCAACACGATGAGACAATTCGCAAATTTTGCCCGCATCAGTGCCGCATCCCGGGCGTGGTAGCGGGGTTCGGGATCGTGTTGTTTCAGCGAAGCTTCATGTTCTTCATCGACCACGATCAAACCTAAATCGCGTACTGGAGCGAAGAGTGCAGAACGAGCGCCAATGACGATGGAAGCGGTCTCGGTGCGCAGCTCTTGGTAAGTGCCACGACGCGATGCATCGGTCATCTTACTATGGAGAACTCGGACTTTACTACCGAAAGCGCTGCGAAACCAGCCGATTAGTTGTGGCGTCATGGCGATTTCAGGAACAATCAGTAAGACCGATTTCCCAACGCTTAACGTTTGTTTGGTTAGTTCGAGATAGACTCGCGTTTTCCCGGAGCCGGTTACGCCGAATAGCAAGGATGAGTGAAAGCTGCCACCAGTAAGTTTCGCGAGTAACTCAGTAAACACCTTTTGCTGATCGTCGGTGAGGGGTGGTAATGGCGGTGCCGTATTTGCTATGCCCTGTAACGATGGGTCGCGATGCCACGGCGGACGCAACTCTTTTATCAGGATTCCTAATGCCGCTAATCGCTCTGCGGCGTTTTTGGTGGCGCCGGTGCGGAGGATTCGTTCGGAGTGGAGTTCCCATGCGGGTTGCGTGGTCAAATCCGATAGCAGCGCGAGCGTTCCACTGGATAAGCGTTTCGGCAACTCTTCCGGCAAAATGCCACTAAAGCTACTCCAGATTTCAAGGCGGGATTTTTCGGTACCAGATAAATCACCCGGTGGCTGCGCAGTCATACAAACGATTCCGGGTGCAGCAAAATAGTATTGCGAGAACCACCGCAGAAATGGCAACAACTCACCGGGAAACAATGAGGTCGGGGACACGAGAGTTTGGATTGCTTTTAACTTCATCGTCGGAGGAGCGTCGGATACATTCCACACCCAACCGGTTAACGGTTTCCGCTGACTACCGAACGGAACCGTTACTGCACACCCCATGATCTGCTCCGGATCATAGGAACCGGAGAGGTAATGGTAACACGTATAAGGTGGTGTCGAAATTGCTACTTCGATGGCTCGCATGAAAGAATATACCGAAAGATTCGAATGATGGATAATGAATAATGGGTAATGGGTGTAAGGTGAAGGGTGTAAGGTGAAGGGTGTAAGGTGTAGGGTGTAAGGTGTAAGGTGTAGGGTGTAAGGTGTAGGGTGTAAGGTGTAGGGTGTAAGGTGTAAGGTGTAGGGTAGGAGCGAACTTCCACGTCCGCCCGTATTTTTGTGGTGGTTACGGGTTTCCAAACCCGTCCGTAGGGGCGTGTCGCGCACGCCCATATGTTTACATCGTAGGGGCGGCTGGCAGCCGCCCTTTGTTTCTATAGGGGTAGACCCCAAAAAAGTCTGTCCTCGATTTTGAGTACGGGCGAACCTCGTGTTCGCCCATTCGTTTTACAGGTCGGGAGACCTGTCGCTACCCTACACCTTTCACCTTACTCCTTTCACCATTTTTCGACCCCCTTCCCCCTACACCCTTCACCTTTCACCCTTCACCCATTTTTCG
This is a stretch of genomic DNA from bacterium. It encodes these proteins:
- the priA gene encoding primosomal protein N'; the protein is MRAIEVAISTPPYTCYHYLSGSYDPEQIMGCAVTVPFGSQRKPLTGWVWNVSDAPPTMKLKAIQTLVSPTSLFPGELLPFLRWFSQYYFAAPGIVCMTAQPPGDLSGTEKSRLEIWSSFSGILPEELPKRLSSGTLALLSDLTTQPAWELHSERILRTGATKNAAERLAALGILIKELRPPWHRDPSLQGIANTAPPLPPLTDDQQKVFTELLAKLTGGSFHSSLLFGVTGSGKTRVYLELTKQTLSVGKSVLLIVPEIAMTPQLIGWFRSAFGSKVRVLHSKMTDASRRGTYQELRTETASIVIGARSALFAPVRDLGLIVVDEEHEASLKQHDPEPRYHARDAALMRAKFANCLIVLGSATPSIEILHGAETGKHTLHVLPERVDNVPLPTIHIVDMNEVPRSEPGRVEVLSPQLIAAIENRIERAEQVILMRNRRGYGTHLRCGKCNWVMGCPNCSVTLTVHREYNEVICHLCGHHEQIPVQCPQCNSARVAPRGFGTERVEEYLAEKFPALRVLRMDGDTVKQRGSHQRILQAFADGEADLLLGTRMIARSLDFPRVTLVGILSADSEWLLPDFRSEERALSLLMQAAGRAGRRGLGEVVLQTWDPHHIVLQYLQAHDWQGFAEYTMKLRKQLEFPPFVRLARILVTGPEENAAELEANRLQKWLQSQGFDTSHAAPALIARKENYYRFAILLKLALQDTRRMLLGQLPKPLYSENRIALDIDPIDFS